In Paludisphaera rhizosphaerae, one DNA window encodes the following:
- a CDS encoding ABC transporter permease family protein — MIRRVEGWFSSIALGVLAVGPLAALGVCALTDIGPGGDSRASLFPAAVLVLDPFVWTCFRDSAAVAGLAALAAVLGGVFVGRLIGESGGPIREAAVLMLTALAVSPPTVLALATASVIDASPEGRPQLPASLGQSRFLPADPGWPAWLLAAALPGVAAGALSYAAALGRLDPSWRDAARLAGGAGARGWKRLAWPLLRPTMGRTAAVVFAWTLADPGPPLILGLRRTLGSQIVLAAVGEDPFPGLAFLGLLAVAACAVVRAGLRVWSGPDRLEPANGGSDLQIRREPAPSRVLAPAAILFTCSLLILAVVIGVGRGMKGITEASASRGTTIGAVLADPTVRHVLSRSLILGLGAALLAAVAGRLLERFAATAGAAASGRFRRLSRLLAPPPLVAGIIVPALARLIRLSAASGLIAPSPALAELAAWLDGDRVPLAAAMLAVAAAMIVARLEDRPPRTSEANRGAALDAAVLAGAGRRRARRLALGTAFGAGWRGLAADAAMASACIAPAVLLLASPQTATIGPAVLLFHERPDGGAAIAAFLAVVAWVLSVASAMIRPNPRRIASTIEGAGA, encoded by the coding sequence TTGATTCGTCGCGTTGAAGGATGGTTTTCGTCGATCGCGCTGGGGGTGCTCGCCGTGGGCCCCCTGGCGGCGCTGGGGGTTTGTGCGCTCACCGATATCGGACCGGGGGGCGACTCGCGGGCGTCGCTGTTTCCGGCGGCCGTCCTGGTGCTCGACCCTTTCGTCTGGACGTGCTTCCGCGACAGCGCGGCGGTCGCCGGGCTTGCGGCGTTGGCGGCCGTGCTGGGGGGCGTGTTCGTGGGCCGGCTGATCGGTGAATCCGGCGGCCCGATCCGCGAGGCGGCCGTCCTGATGCTGACCGCTCTGGCCGTCTCCCCGCCCACCGTCCTGGCGTTGGCGACGGCCAGCGTGATCGACGCCTCCCCAGAGGGCCGGCCGCAGCTCCCTGCCTCGCTCGGCCAGTCGCGGTTTCTTCCGGCCGATCCCGGTTGGCCGGCCTGGCTGCTCGCTGCGGCCCTTCCCGGTGTGGCCGCCGGCGCATTGTCTTATGCGGCGGCCCTCGGTCGCCTCGACCCTTCCTGGCGAGACGCCGCCAGACTGGCCGGAGGCGCGGGAGCCCGGGGGTGGAAACGACTGGCCTGGCCCCTGCTCCGGCCGACGATGGGCCGAACCGCGGCCGTCGTCTTCGCCTGGACGCTCGCCGACCCAGGACCACCGCTGATTCTCGGCCTGCGGCGGACGCTTGGGAGCCAGATCGTCCTGGCGGCGGTCGGCGAGGACCCATTCCCAGGGCTGGCGTTTCTCGGACTGCTTGCCGTCGCCGCCTGCGCCGTCGTCCGCGCCGGACTGCGGGTCTGGTCTGGGCCCGACCGTCTGGAGCCCGCGAATGGAGGGAGCGACCTGCAGATCCGTCGCGAACCTGCCCCTTCACGAGTGCTCGCGCCGGCTGCGATTCTCTTCACGTGTTCATTGCTGATCCTGGCCGTCGTGATCGGAGTCGGCCGCGGGATGAAGGGGATCACCGAGGCGTCGGCTTCGCGAGGGACGACGATCGGGGCGGTTCTGGCCGACCCAACGGTCCGCCACGTCCTGAGCCGCTCGTTGATTCTGGGTCTCGGAGCGGCACTTCTGGCCGCTGTGGCCGGACGCCTGCTGGAACGCTTCGCGGCGACGGCGGGGGCTGCGGCGTCGGGCCGATTTCGACGGCTGTCTCGACTTCTCGCACCTCCGCCGCTGGTCGCCGGAATCATCGTCCCCGCTCTGGCTCGTTTGATCCGGCTGTCCGCGGCGTCCGGCCTGATTGCCCCCTCGCCCGCGCTCGCGGAGTTGGCTGCGTGGCTCGACGGCGATCGCGTCCCGCTGGCCGCGGCGATGCTGGCCGTCGCGGCAGCGATGATCGTCGCCCGCCTGGAAGACCGACCGCCCCGAACGTCTGAAGCAAACCGGGGCGCGGCGTTAGATGCCGCCGTCCTGGCCGGCGCCGGCCGGCGGCGAGCGCGACGGCTCGCCCTTGGAACGGCGTTCGGCGCCGGCTGGCGCGGGCTGGCGGCGGACGCAGCGATGGCTTCGGCCTGCATCGCGCCGGCGGTCCTGCTGCTGGCCTCTCCCCAAACCGCCACAATCGGCCCGGCGGTGCTCCTCTTCCACGAGCGCCCCGACGGCGGAGCCGCCATCGCGGCGTTTCTGGCGGTCGTCGCCTGGGTCCTGTCGGTCGCCTCCGCCATGATCCGCCCAAACCCCCGTCGAATCGCCTCGACGATCGAGGGCGCTGGCGCGTAG
- the carA gene encoding glutamine-hydrolyzing carbamoyl-phosphate synthase small subunit — MGTAKLALEDGSVFTGRSFGAQGEIDGEVVFNTSMTGYQEILTDPSYHGQIVAMTYPQIGNYGVNAGDAESRKPWVRGFVVRELSARVSNFRAEKSLEDYLAENGVIGVEGIDTRALVKLTRVQGAMKGILSTTDLDDASLVAKAKASPGLVGRDIVRDVMPHDAAVWEPGLDQKYIFDASGQGKVGAHPQINSGKRPHVVAMDFGMKWNIPRHLVDIGCRVTVVPGSTPAEAILEHQPDGVFISNGPGDPAPLVEATQTIKTLIRSAADSRGVPIFGICLGHQLLGQAFGAKTFKLKFGHRGANHPVRNEANGKIEITTQNHGFAVDPATLPADVVASHVNLNDQTLEGLRHSRLPIFSVQYHPEASAGPHDSQYLFDEFRAAMG, encoded by the coding sequence ATGGGCACGGCGAAACTGGCGCTCGAAGACGGCTCGGTGTTTACGGGCCGCTCGTTTGGAGCGCAGGGCGAGATCGACGGCGAGGTCGTGTTCAACACGAGCATGACCGGCTACCAGGAGATCCTCACCGACCCCTCGTACCACGGCCAGATCGTGGCCATGACCTACCCCCAAATCGGCAACTACGGCGTCAACGCCGGCGACGCCGAGAGCCGCAAGCCGTGGGTCCGCGGCTTCGTCGTCCGTGAGCTTTCCGCCCGCGTCAGCAACTTCCGGGCAGAGAAGTCCCTGGAAGACTACCTGGCCGAAAACGGCGTCATCGGCGTGGAAGGGATCGACACCCGCGCCCTCGTGAAGCTGACCCGCGTCCAGGGGGCCATGAAGGGAATCCTGTCGACCACCGACCTCGACGACGCCAGCCTGGTCGCCAAGGCCAAGGCCAGTCCGGGCCTGGTCGGCCGCGACATCGTTCGCGACGTCATGCCCCACGACGCCGCCGTCTGGGAACCTGGCCTCGATCAGAAGTACATTTTCGACGCCTCGGGCCAGGGGAAGGTCGGAGCCCACCCGCAAATCAACAGCGGCAAACGCCCTCACGTCGTGGCGATGGACTTCGGCATGAAGTGGAACATCCCCCGCCACCTCGTCGACATCGGCTGTCGAGTGACGGTGGTCCCTGGGTCGACACCGGCCGAGGCGATCCTGGAACACCAGCCGGACGGCGTCTTCATCTCGAACGGCCCCGGAGACCCCGCCCCGCTCGTCGAGGCCACCCAGACCATCAAGACCCTGATCCGCTCGGCCGCCGATTCCCGGGGCGTCCCCATCTTCGGGATCTGCCTGGGTCATCAGTTGCTCGGCCAGGCCTTCGGGGCGAAAACGTTCAAGCTCAAGTTCGGCCATCGCGGGGCGAATCATCCCGTCCGCAACGAGGCTAACGGCAAGATCGAGATCACCACCCAGAACCACGGGTTCGCCGTCGATCCCGCGACGCTCCCCGCCGACGTCGTCGCCAGCCACGTCAATCTGAACGACCAGACGCTGGAAGGGCTGCGGCACTCCCGCCTCCCTATCTTCAGCGTCCAGTATCACCCGGAGGCCTCCGCCGGCCCCCACGACAGCCAGTACCTCTTCGACGAGTTCCGGGCGGCGATGGGTTGA